In the genome of Amyelois transitella isolate CPQ chromosome 25, ilAmyTran1.1, whole genome shotgun sequence, one region contains:
- the LOC106139625 gene encoding facilitated trehalose transporter Tret1 translates to MAGRKETFSPFLRQCFVTGAVCCNIVGHGCTLGYPGILLPQLKYPGSAVTITEAAESWLAAVTGILLLVGSFVAPPIMSRFGRKIVHLALTAPSLVGWVITILAVNFEMLLIGRILQGLSFGMMVPVRSVLIGEYTSPKNRGAFLTLVALAQAFGIFFVHLLGSLIDWQQTALVCVFFPFFSLLMAIYAPESPSWLASKRQYDKCRKVFKWLRGYDEDDELEEMIHARILIEKAANRENERKENLFKQAISTIQKKEFYKPNLLMISAFCMIQFVGGTTMAAYSTVIIRLIVGPDANAHFWMIALDTQRLVSNAIAVFVINKVNRRTMMFSSGSLCVLSHMAIAGYVYARNKGILPYDAQWIPLLLINVQFFTVAVGMIPLPTIIAGEVFPLEYKAISSTISTWSLSVFMFLALMTFPSLTNNIGIEGTYFVYSGLITLNLVVIWFLMPETKGRTLQQIEDEFRGRKLGGTDEKPTELDPVTLYRRRKSERRCSSPLLH, encoded by the exons ATGGCCGGAAGAAAGGAGACGTTCTCGCCTTTTTTGAGACAA TGTTTCGTGACGGGAGCTGTGTGTTGCAATATCGTGGGCCACGGCTGCACGCTGGGCTACCCCGGGATCCTCTTGCCTCAGCTGAAATACCCTGGGAGTGCAGTCACCATCACTGAGGCTGCAGAGTCTTGGCTAG CTGCGGTGACGGGCATCTTACTCCTTGTGGGCAGTTTCGTGGCGCCTCCCATCATGTCGCGTTTTGGCCGCAAGATAGTCCATCTGGCACTGACAGCGCCAAGTTTAGTGGGCTGGGTCATCACCATCTTGGCAGTAAACTTCGAG ATGCTGCTCATCGGCAGAATTCTGCAAGGCCTATCGTTTGGCATGATGGTGCCGGTCCGCTCCGTTCTCATCGGAGAATACACCAGTCCCAAGAACCGCGGCGCCTTCCTCACCCTGGTAGCCTTAGCCCAGGCCTTCGGTATCTTTTTCGTCCATCTACTAGGCTCCCTCATAGACTGGCAACAAACAGCCCTCGTTTGCGTCTTTTTCCCTTTCTTTAGTCTCCTAATGGCCATCTACGCCCCAGAATCTCCAAGCTGGCTCGCTTCCAAACGACAATACGACAAAtgcagaaaagtatttaagTGGCTCAGAGGTTACGATGAAGACGACGAGCTGGAAGAGATGATACACGCAAGAATACTCATCGAAAAAGCGGCGAACAGAGAAAACGAGAGAAAAGAGAACTTATTCAAGCAAGCGATATCGACTATACAAAAGAAAGAGTTCTACAAACCAAATCTTCTCATGATATCCGCTTTCTGCATGATCCAATTTGTGGGCGGGACCACTATGGCTGCGTACTCCACTGTCATCATCCGTTTGATAGTAGGACCTGATGCGAATGCGCATTTCTGGATGATAGCATTGGACACGCAGAGACTTGTATCGAATGCGATTGCAGTGTTTGTGATTAACAAGGTGAACAGGCGCACTATGATGTTCTCTTCTGGCAGTCTGTGTGTGTTGAGTCACATGGCCATTGCTGGTTATGTGTACGCCAGGAATAAGGGCATACTCCCGTACGACGCCCAATGGATCCCTTTGCTGTTAATAAATGTCCAATTCTTTACAGTAGCTGTGGGTATGATCCCATTGCCGACTATTATAGCTGGGGAAGTGTTCCCGTTGGAATATAAAGCTATCAGCAGTACAATCAGTACTTGGTCTCTTTCAGTTTTCATGTTTCTAGCCCTCATGACGTTTCCTTCTTTAACTAACAACATAGGAATCGAAGGGACTTACTTCGTGTATTCAGGTCTGATAACACTAAACCTGGTGGTGATTTGGTTCCTGATGCCGGAGACTAAGGGCAGGACTTTGCAGCAGATAGAAGATGAGTTTAGAGGGAGAAAGTTGGGTGGAACTGATGAAAAACCTACGGAGTTGGATCCGGTAACGTTGTATAGACGTAGGAAGTCTGAACGAAGGTGCAGCAGCCCATTATTGCATTAA
- the LOC106139635 gene encoding facilitated trehalose transporter Tret1-2 homolog: MTNDAGQPVDYDVTKGKLTEIYRKLDEKEISNDTHKEVNETNVKTDKTDEVNKTNVKTDKTDEVKDKTESDNDVANVNEFSNYVRNIVTSNNGLANEKPDKDATLLAESNTVARFSPFWRQSLAAAAPIFLSFTAGLTSGYSGILLPQLQEPGSPIYIDESTKSWIAAMAALPMAPGCLISGWLMEKFGRKLSQYILCAPFLLGWILIACANNLALMLLGRFCTGLCVGLLGPLGPVYIGETTDPKYRGFFLAGVSLAIAVGLLVAHLLGTFLSWQITAGICCIFPVLTVILLAFVPESPTWLIGQGKIEKGAKSFTWLRGASPEANAELKGLLDKQKIQDAEPEMSIKEKLLSLKSPELLKPLGIMILFFVTCQFSGVNAVAFYSIEIVEKAVGKGLDHYMVMLVIDALRTAVSVAACIICKQYGRRPLCFISGILTALSMVGLSMFLYWKPPDMAWLPLIFLMVYICAISIGLVPLPWIMCGEVFPTRVRGLGSGISSATTFFAFFVVVKTAPGMMTHFGEVITFLVYGVIALIGTGILYFILPETKGKSLQEIEDKFKRRNGKSEA; the protein is encoded by the exons ATGACAAATGACGCTGGGCAACCGGTGGATTAcgatgttactaaaggaaaattaaccgaaatatatagaaaactagatgaaaaagaaattagcAATGACACACACAAGGAAGTAAATGAAACAAATGTAAAAACTGACAAAACAGatgaagtaaataaaacaaatgtaaaaacTGACAAAACAGATGAAGTTAAAGATAAAACAGAGTCTGATAATGATGTTGCAAATGTAAATGAATTCTCGAATTATGTGCGTAATATAGTAACCTCAAACAATGGACTGGCAAATGAGAAACCTGACAAAGACGCGACTCTTTTGGCGGAATCGAACACTGTCGCGAGGTTTTCACCGTTTTGGAGACAG TCACTAGCCGCAGCTGCTCCCATCTTCCTCAGCTTCACAGCGGGCCTCACGTCTGGATACTCCGGCATCCTGCTGCCCCAGTTGCAGGAGCCCGGCAGCCCTATTTACATTGATGAAAGCACCAAGTCTTGGATTG cTGCAATGGCGGCACTGCCTATGGCACCAGGATGTCTCATATCTGGCTGGCTTATGGAGAAGTTTGGTCGGAAACTATCACAGTACATCCTCTGCGCACCGTTCCTTCTCGGCTGGATCCTGATCGCCTGCGCGAATAACTTAGCCTTGATGTTATTAGGAAGGTTCTGCACAGGACTCTGCGTTGGTCTCTTAGGCCCATTAGGGCCTGTCTACATCGGCGAAACAACAGATCCAAAATACAGAGGATTTTTCCTGGCAGGAGTGTCTTTGGCCATAGCAGTTGGTCTCCTCGTTGCGCACTTACTTGGAACCTTCCTCAGCTGGCAAATCACAGCTGGGATTTGCTGTATATTCCCAGTTCTAACTGTAATTTTACTCGCTTTCGTCCCAGAAAGTCCAACTTGGTTAATCGGCCAAGgtaaaattgaaaaaggaGCTAAATCCTTCACATGGTTAAGAGGTGCTAGTCCTGAAGCCAACGCAGAATTAAAAGGCCTTCTAGATAAACAGAAAATACAAGATGCAGAACCAGAAATGAGTATTAAAGAGAAACTTCTAAGCCTTAAGAGTCCTGAGCTGTTAAAGCCATTGGGgattatgatattatttttcgtAACTTGCCAATTTTCAGGTGTTAACGCTGTAGCGTTTTATTCTATAGAAATAGTGGAGAAAGCTGTCGGGAAGGGTTTGGATCACTATATGGTGATGCTGGTTATAGATGCCTTAAGGACAGCCGTGTCTGTAGCTGCTtgtatcatctgcaaacaatATGGAAGAAGACCATTGTGCTTCATCAGTGGAATCCTTACAGCGTTATCTATGGTCGGACTATCAATGTTCCTGTACTGGAAACCGCCTGATATGGCATGGTTGCCACTTATATTCCTAATGGTTTACATATGTGCAATTTCAATAGGGCTGGTTCCTTTACCCTGGATCATGTGTGGAGAAGTATTCCCTACAAGGGTTAGGGGCCTTGGATCTGGTATCAGCTCAGCTACAACATTCTTCGCATTTTTTGTAGTTGTCAAAACAGCTCCAGGAATGATGACTCATTTTGGAGAAGTCATCACGTTCCTTGTTTATGGAGTTATAGCTTTGATAGGAACTGGTATATTGTACTTCATCCTACCAGAGACAAAGGGAAAGAGTTTGCAAGAAATAGAAGACAAGTTTAAAAGGAGAAATGGTAAGAGCGAAGCATAA
- the LOC106139636 gene encoding uncharacterized protein LOC106139636 encodes MSLAEAPSDSEQIRTDGNEEKNNVNNVKKNDVGGKGGRQMSDSYMWKEQIHTLMKGGESESDISDSEHFLTKGAFLLTPSHGLSMEKASAICEKMEFKGCFSLTKTATGILFKFSSVDDYQMVFKKGFHKVTGSRFYRKIAIPCRPQKTFTIYVYDVPDEVPEEDIRHALYKFGSVVEVVRLHFSGSPRDGTSTPKPIDKTPPRSLTTIDGELVSSMIPKEASSVIRITLANIEEANILLQNGLDFYGATYFPTELSTPAQAAKLIKPSRVTGGTVSARVRDLLPVFDQQGFAKFAPPASRLVKPRSK; translated from the exons ATGTCCTTAGCGGAAGCTCCCTCGGACTCGGAACAGATCAGGACAGACGGAAACGAGGAGAAGAACAACGTTAAcaacgttaaaaaaaacgacGTTGGCGGCAAAGGCGGGCGGCAG ATGTCAGATTCTTACATGTGGAAAGAGCAAATCCACACTCTAATGAAGGGCGGGGAGAGTGAGTCCGACATATCGGATTCAGAACACTTCCTCACCAAAGGAGCCTTCTTACTCACGCCATCTCACGGGCTAAGCATGGAGAAGGCTTCAGCTATCTGCGAGAAAATGGAGTTCAAAGGCTGCTTCTCATTGACCAAGACTGCCACCGGTATCCTCTTTAAGTTCTCCAGCGTGGATGACTACCAGATGGTCTTCAAAAAGGGCTTCCACAAAGTCACTGGATCTAGGTTCTACAGAAAG ATAGCCATTCCTTGCCGGCCGCAGAAGACCTTCACCATCTACGTGTACGACGTTCCCGACGAAGTCCCAGAGGAAGACATCAGGCACGCCCTGTACAAGTTCGGCTCCGTCGTCGAAGTTGTTCGTCTACATTTTTCTGGTTCGCCAAGAGACG GTACATCCACCCCGAAGCCTATTGACAAAACCCCTCCTCGTTCCCTGACCACCATCGACGGGGAACTGGTCAGCAGCATGATCCCGAAGGAAGCTTCCAGTGTCATCCGCATCACGCTTGCTAACATTGAGGAAGCCAACATCTTGCTCCAGAACGGATTGGATTTCTACGGAGCCACTTACTTCCCGACGGAGCTGTCGACGCCTGCGCAGGCAGCTAAACTGATCAAACCAAGCag agTCACTGGCGGCACTGTATCTGCGAGGGTAAGAGATCTCCTGCCCGTGTTTGATCAGCAGGGATTTGCTAAATTCGCGCCGCCTGCCTCGCGGCTCGTCAAACCAAGATCAAAGTAA